A region of uncultured Anaeromusa sp. DNA encodes the following proteins:
- a CDS encoding SpoIID/LytB domain-containing protein: MKKSSFLLFLTCFILLFMTTAIQAAPQPLVRVGLWNGQQSVVVGASVAYTVETEQEQPKWASFKAGEQIVIAWQSNGMTVNGKMLRGQTLYLRSDTESVRWEVNRKKYRGDIVLRETTGKNGLTVINEVPMEEYLYGILGKEISTGWPAEAAKAQAVAARSYALNLMLSGDRHRQDGYDVCATVHCQVYGGADAESPDMIQAVAATKGLAAYYEGQPIHAYFHASSGGHTESSENVWGNALPYLRGVADVDAQAPGSSWEKRFNARALETLLTQKGKGVGVLKSLELSPLSQPGVDRTESGRVRQVQVTGDKRGLSLSGVQMRSLLELPSALFDIRVVRAVPSELDVSVETSYGTTVEKKMPVSIKEPAESGRWNDPARIHRIIRPAEDVVIFSGHGRGHGVGMSQWGARLLAEKNKYDYKQILQYYYQGITLKKAY; the protein is encoded by the coding sequence ATGAAAAAATCTTCATTTCTTCTTTTTTTGACTTGCTTTATATTGTTATTCATGACGACGGCTATACAGGCAGCACCGCAGCCGCTGGTTCGGGTGGGATTGTGGAACGGTCAGCAAAGCGTTGTTGTCGGCGCTTCCGTAGCTTATACAGTGGAAACAGAGCAAGAACAGCCAAAGTGGGCTAGTTTTAAGGCTGGCGAGCAAATTGTAATTGCTTGGCAGTCAAACGGTATGACCGTAAACGGCAAGATGCTGCGTGGACAAACCTTGTACTTGCGCAGCGATACGGAATCTGTCCGCTGGGAAGTTAATCGCAAGAAATATCGAGGCGATATTGTTTTGCGCGAAACAACAGGGAAAAACGGCTTAACGGTAATCAATGAAGTTCCGATGGAGGAATATCTTTACGGCATTTTGGGTAAAGAAATTTCGACCGGTTGGCCGGCGGAAGCAGCTAAAGCCCAGGCAGTAGCTGCTCGCAGCTATGCTCTGAATCTAATGCTGTCTGGAGATAGGCATCGTCAGGACGGGTATGATGTTTGCGCTACCGTGCATTGCCAAGTTTATGGGGGCGCTGATGCTGAATCGCCGGATATGATTCAGGCGGTTGCCGCCACCAAAGGACTTGCAGCGTATTATGAAGGACAGCCTATTCATGCCTATTTTCATGCTTCCAGTGGCGGTCATACGGAAAGCAGTGAAAATGTCTGGGGTAATGCGTTGCCGTATTTGCGAGGGGTTGCAGATGTTGACGCCCAGGCGCCCGGAAGTTCCTGGGAAAAACGCTTCAATGCGCGAGCGCTGGAAACCTTACTAACCCAGAAAGGCAAAGGCGTAGGTGTGTTGAAATCATTAGAGCTGTCTCCTTTATCGCAACCAGGGGTTGATCGGACAGAGTCTGGCCGAGTGCGTCAGGTGCAAGTGACGGGAGACAAACGCGGCCTTAGTCTCAGCGGTGTACAAATGCGCTCTTTGCTAGAATTGCCTAGCGCTTTATTTGATATTCGAGTCGTACGTGCAGTGCCTTCGGAATTGGACGTATCGGTGGAAACCTCCTATGGGACTACGGTAGAAAAGAAGATGCCGGTATCCATTAAAGAACCGGCCGAGTCAGGACGTTGGAATGATCCTGCTAGAATTCATCGAATTATTCGTCCCGCAGAAGATGTGGTCATTTTTAGCGGCCACGGCCGCGGGCATGGCGTTGGCATGTCTCAATGGGGTGCTCGCTTGCTGGCGGAAAAAAACAAATATGACTATAAACAAATTCTCCAGTACTACTACCAGGGAATTACGCTGAAAAAAGCGTATTGA
- a CDS encoding epoxyqueuosine reductase QueH: MNVLLHICCGPCAIYPLQALRADEGITSITGHFFNPNIHPYKEFQRRLDTLRSWAQEEKLELLTDTRYLLEEFLTGALQRGANRCSFCYEMRLFETAKEAKKHGFDAFTTTLLVSPYQNQDTIVAAAELAAKEYGIPFLRRDFRSGWQEGVRISREREMYRQPYCGCVLSERDRYEKKPKNE, encoded by the coding sequence ATGAATGTATTACTTCATATTTGTTGTGGGCCTTGCGCTATCTATCCTTTGCAAGCTTTGCGAGCGGATGAAGGCATTACCTCGATAACTGGTCATTTTTTTAATCCTAATATTCATCCGTATAAGGAATTTCAGCGTCGCTTGGATACGCTGCGCTCCTGGGCTCAAGAGGAAAAATTGGAGCTATTGACAGACACACGCTACTTGTTGGAAGAATTTCTGACTGGTGCTTTACAGCGGGGGGCAAACCGCTGTAGCTTTTGCTATGAAATGCGGTTGTTTGAAACCGCGAAGGAAGCAAAAAAACATGGCTTTGATGCATTTACGACGACACTGTTAGTTAGTCCTTATCAAAATCAGGATACAATTGTCGCTGCTGCAGAACTGGCGGCTAAAGAATATGGCATTCCTTTCTTACGCCGCGATTTTCGTAGCGGCTGGCAGGAAGGCGTACGCATCAGCCGTGAACGGGAAATGTACCGCCAGCCATATTGCGGTTGTGTGTTAAGCGAGCGGGATCGCTACGAAAAAAAACCTAAAAACGAATAA
- the ruvB gene encoding Holliday junction branch migration DNA helicase RuvB: MEETRVIGGDELVGDNWQYSLRPKRLQEYIGQDQVKKNLSIFIQAAMARQEALDHVLFYGPPGLGKTTLAGIIANELGVQLRITSGPAIERPGDLAALLTNLGEKDVLFIDEIHRLSRHVEEILYSAMEDYALDIMIGKGPSARSIRLDLPPFTLIGATTKAGALASPLRDRFGVMCRLEYYTPDHLSHIVTRAASLLNIEIEERGAWEIARRSRGTPRVANRLLKRVRDYAQIAGDGIITSEIADKALAMLEVDAAGLDRTDRAMLEAIIHRFGGGPVGLDTLAAAISEETETVEDVYEPFLLQLGYLQRTPRGRTATIQAYEHLGLPFPGSVPAQPDESALL, encoded by the coding sequence ATGGAAGAAACACGCGTCATTGGCGGTGATGAACTGGTTGGGGACAATTGGCAGTATAGTCTGCGTCCTAAACGTCTCCAAGAATATATTGGACAGGATCAAGTCAAAAAAAATCTTTCTATTTTTATTCAGGCGGCGATGGCTCGGCAAGAAGCGCTGGACCATGTGCTATTTTATGGTCCGCCTGGGTTAGGGAAAACTACCTTGGCCGGGATTATTGCCAATGAATTAGGGGTGCAGTTGCGCATTACCTCCGGTCCTGCCATTGAGCGTCCGGGAGATTTAGCGGCGCTTCTCACCAACCTGGGCGAGAAGGATGTTCTTTTCATTGATGAAATTCACCGTCTTTCACGACATGTTGAAGAAATACTCTACTCGGCTATGGAAGATTACGCGCTAGATATCATGATTGGCAAAGGGCCCTCGGCGCGTTCCATTCGTCTGGATTTACCTCCGTTCACTTTAATCGGGGCTACAACGAAAGCGGGGGCGCTGGCTTCGCCGCTGCGGGATCGTTTTGGCGTCATGTGCCGTTTGGAATACTATACTCCAGATCATTTGTCCCATATTGTAACTAGGGCGGCTTCGTTGCTGAACATCGAAATTGAGGAGCGAGGCGCTTGGGAAATTGCTCGTCGTTCCCGGGGAACGCCACGAGTGGCTAACCGATTGCTAAAACGAGTTCGCGATTATGCGCAAATTGCCGGCGACGGCATTATTACCTCGGAAATTGCCGATAAGGCGTTAGCTATGCTGGAAGTAGACGCGGCTGGCTTGGATCGTACGGATCGGGCTATGTTGGAGGCGATTATTCATCGCTTTGGGGGCGGACCGGTGGGCCTAGATACCTTGGCAGCAGCAATCAGCGAAGAAACAGAAACGGTGGAAGACGTATATGAACCGTTTTTGCTGCAACTTGGTTATTTGCAGCGGACTCCCCGAGGGCGCACCGCTACGATCCAGGCGTACGAACATTTGGGACTTCCCTTTCCAGGCAGCGTTCCTGCCCAGCCGGATGAGTCGGCTTTGCTTTAA
- the ruvA gene encoding Holliday junction branch migration protein RuvA — protein sequence MIGFLRGRVAQLQLEGCFLDVQGVGYRLAVSEQTRRTLSVGQDAMLFTHLQVREDALALFGFSQEEEYELFLHLIGVSGIGPKSALAILSAIQPQELRRAVCQKQTALLVKLPGIGKKTAERLVLELKDKLGSIPDWDATGDQAVSVQTEAASSLDEALLALESLGYGRSEAMASLRKFAAESLVVEELIRKALGDLSGGRQ from the coding sequence ATGATCGGATTTCTTCGAGGCCGAGTGGCGCAGTTACAGCTGGAAGGCTGCTTTTTAGATGTTCAGGGAGTCGGCTATCGCTTAGCTGTTTCTGAACAAACCAGACGTACCTTGTCCGTGGGCCAGGATGCTATGCTTTTTACGCATTTACAGGTTCGGGAAGATGCCTTAGCTTTATTTGGATTTTCCCAAGAAGAAGAGTATGAGTTGTTCTTGCATTTAATCGGTGTCAGCGGTATCGGACCTAAATCAGCACTGGCTATTTTATCGGCGATTCAGCCGCAGGAATTGCGCCGTGCGGTATGCCAAAAACAGACTGCTTTGTTAGTGAAACTTCCTGGAATCGGTAAAAAAACAGCCGAACGACTTGTCTTAGAGCTAAAAGACAAGCTGGGAAGTATTCCTGATTGGGATGCAACGGGTGATCAGGCGGTTTCCGTCCAAACTGAGGCAGCCTCTTCCTTGGACGAAGCTTTGCTGGCTTTGGAATCTCTAGGCTATGGACGCAGTGAAGCGATGGCAAGTCTGCGTAAGTTTGCCGCTGAATCATTGGTAGTGGAGGAGTTAATCCGTAAAGCCTTGGGTGATTTGAGCGGTGGGAGGCAGTGA
- the ruvC gene encoding crossover junction endodeoxyribonuclease RuvC produces MRILGIDPGTAICGYGCVDWIQGRLRPIAYGAIRTGPELPLEKRLLLIHERLQQLLAELQPERVGVEQLFFNRNVTTAMAVGQARGVILLAAAQANLPLEEYTPGQIKQAVTGYGKADKGQVTGMTVRLLGLKETPKPDDVADALAIAICTAHCCEQRNAWPRR; encoded by the coding sequence ATGCGTATTTTGGGGATTGACCCGGGAACGGCAATATGTGGTTATGGCTGCGTGGATTGGATACAGGGGAGGCTGCGCCCTATTGCTTATGGCGCTATCCGCACTGGGCCTGAGCTGCCTTTAGAAAAACGTTTATTACTGATTCACGAACGACTGCAGCAATTGTTGGCAGAACTTCAACCGGAGCGAGTAGGCGTGGAACAGTTATTTTTTAATCGGAATGTAACTACGGCTATGGCTGTGGGACAGGCCCGTGGAGTCATTTTATTAGCTGCTGCACAGGCTAATTTGCCTCTTGAAGAATATACGCCAGGACAAATTAAGCAAGCAGTAACCGGCTATGGAAAAGCGGATAAAGGACAGGTAACAGGCATGACGGTCCGGCTTCTAGGTTTGAAGGAAACCCCAAAGCCGGACGATGTGGCCGATGCTTTGGCCATTGCTATATGTACGGCTCATTGCTGCGAACAGCGCAATGCTTGGCCGAGGAGGTAA
- a CDS encoding YebC/PmpR family DNA-binding transcriptional regulator produces MSGHSKWANIKHKKGKMDAIRGKITTKIAREITVAVRMGGADQTGNMRLKLALGKARENNVPKENIQRAIQKGQGNLEGSNYEELTYEGYGPGGVALIVEVMTDNRNRTAADLRHLFSKNGGNMGESGCVSWMFKRKGLFTLEKEASFDEDALMMTVLEAGADDMSVEDEEVEVLTSPEAFAAVQEKLEAEKVTILSAQLGLFPDTRIAVEGDDATKLMRLLDTLEEHDDVQEVYGNFDLPEELL; encoded by the coding sequence ATGTCAGGACATTCCAAGTGGGCTAATATTAAACATAAAAAGGGAAAAATGGATGCCATTCGTGGTAAAATCACTACCAAAATCGCTAGGGAAATCACAGTTGCCGTGCGCATGGGCGGCGCGGATCAAACCGGAAATATGCGTTTGAAACTGGCTTTAGGTAAGGCACGAGAAAACAATGTTCCCAAAGAAAATATTCAACGTGCCATTCAAAAAGGCCAGGGAAATCTGGAAGGAAGCAACTACGAAGAGTTGACTTATGAAGGATACGGCCCAGGGGGCGTGGCGTTGATTGTGGAAGTAATGACCGATAATCGCAATCGTACCGCTGCCGATTTGCGCCATCTCTTTTCGAAAAATGGCGGCAATATGGGGGAAAGCGGTTGCGTGTCCTGGATGTTTAAACGCAAAGGCCTGTTTACCCTGGAAAAAGAAGCTTCTTTTGATGAAGACGCATTGATGATGACGGTCCTCGAAGCCGGAGCTGACGATATGTCGGTAGAGGACGAGGAAGTGGAAGTGCTGACTTCGCCAGAGGCGTTTGCCGCAGTACAGGAAAAATTGGAAGCGGAAAAAGTAACGATTCTGTCCGCTCAGTTGGGCTTGTTTCCAGATACCCGCATAGCGGTGGAGGGCGACGACGCGACCAAGCTGATGCGATTGCTGGATACATTGGAAGAGCATGATGACGTACAAGAAGTATACGGAAACTTCGATCTTCCGGAAGAACTACTCTGA
- a CDS encoding 4Fe-4S dicluster domain-containing protein, whose protein sequence is MAHVSEIVSIRRNVLAELAKLTREGKLVAEIENSAFSLVSENGSRYRCCVHKERAVLKERFNLAMGQEVDMPLAEAAQRTLAGQYAQMPLIRVLPEACDQCPIDKFFVTNACRNCIAHNCKNSCPKNAIMIVQNQAYIDKTKCVECGMCKKSCSYGAIIEVNRPCEGACELKAIKAGADRKAVIDYDKCVQCGGCKVACPFGAISDRTYLVQVLRAIDAGKPVHALLAPAFIGQFGAKVQPGQVIAGLKKIGFSEIEEVSFAADIVTLEEAKEFAETVPQKRSFMTTSCCPAFVGMVDKHLPQVKELVSSTVSPMIAAGKVVKEKNPEAITVFIGPCVAKKYEAETKGQGIIDYVLTFEELQGIFEGLEIDLSAMEASAFQTTASRDGNIFARAGGVEQAVKDTAAQLAPDLEVCSQRKEGLGECRMQLLLMKAGKVSGNFFEGMACQGGCVGGPGSIADYRVTSKLVDKFGGSAQVTTAPENEAAKQAVQQQKNWHHHE, encoded by the coding sequence ATGGCACATGTAAGTGAGATCGTTTCGATTCGGCGGAATGTATTGGCAGAATTAGCAAAATTAACCCGTGAAGGCAAGTTAGTTGCCGAAATTGAAAATTCAGCGTTTAGTTTGGTCAGTGAAAACGGCAGCCGTTATCGTTGCTGCGTGCATAAAGAGCGGGCAGTGTTAAAGGAACGCTTTAATTTGGCTATGGGACAAGAAGTGGACATGCCTTTGGCGGAAGCCGCGCAGCGCACTTTGGCAGGACAGTATGCCCAGATGCCTCTTATCCGTGTCTTGCCTGAAGCCTGCGATCAATGTCCGATCGATAAATTTTTCGTTACGAATGCCTGTCGTAACTGCATTGCCCACAATTGCAAAAACAGCTGCCCGAAAAACGCGATTATGATTGTGCAAAATCAAGCTTATATCGATAAAACCAAGTGTGTGGAATGTGGCATGTGTAAGAAATCCTGTTCCTATGGAGCGATTATTGAAGTCAATCGTCCTTGCGAAGGTGCTTGTGAACTCAAAGCTATCAAAGCTGGTGCTGATCGTAAAGCGGTCATTGATTATGATAAATGCGTACAATGTGGCGGTTGTAAAGTTGCATGTCCTTTTGGGGCGATTTCCGACAGAACGTATTTGGTACAGGTCCTGCGGGCCATCGATGCGGGAAAACCGGTGCATGCATTGCTGGCTCCGGCTTTTATCGGGCAGTTTGGCGCTAAGGTACAGCCTGGTCAAGTTATTGCCGGCTTGAAAAAAATTGGTTTTTCCGAAATTGAGGAAGTATCTTTTGCCGCTGACATCGTCACACTTGAAGAAGCGAAAGAATTTGCAGAAACGGTGCCGCAAAAACGTTCTTTTATGACTACTTCGTGCTGTCCAGCTTTTGTGGGCATGGTGGATAAGCATTTGCCTCAAGTGAAAGAATTAGTATCAAGCACGGTTTCTCCTATGATTGCCGCCGGCAAGGTGGTAAAAGAAAAGAATCCTGAAGCAATTACCGTATTTATTGGTCCCTGTGTAGCCAAAAAATATGAAGCGGAAACCAAAGGCCAAGGTATCATTGACTATGTGCTGACGTTTGAGGAACTTCAAGGGATTTTCGAGGGACTGGAAATTGATTTAAGCGCTATGGAGGCATCTGCTTTTCAAACAACGGCTTCTCGGGACGGCAATATTTTTGCTAGAGCAGGCGGCGTGGAACAGGCTGTGAAGGATACGGCAGCCCAACTGGCACCTGACCTTGAAGTTTGCTCGCAACGTAAAGAAGGCTTGGGTGAATGCCGGATGCAGCTGTTACTTATGAAAGCAGGAAAAGTTTCCGGAAATTTCTTTGAAGGCATGGCATGTCAGGGCGGTTGTGTCGGCGGACCGGGCTCTATTGCCGATTATCGCGTTACAAGTAAGCTGGTTGATAAGTTCGGTGGTTCTGCGCAAGTTACTACAGCTCCTGAAAATGAGGCAGCTAAGCAAGCGGTGCAGCAGCAAAAAAATTGGCATCATCACGAGTGA
- a CDS encoding SpoIIE family protein phosphatase has product MLFHADVAVRQLNKHSEELCGDHVNITRTADDTFIVLSDGLGSGVKANILAILTTKIASSMCRKGIAMEDVVATITETLPVCRQRKIAYSTLHLLHLQADGQAKIVEFDCPRTFLCRDGVVVPVPTEEKEIAGRLVREGSLRLVENDLLVAVSDGVIHAGIGGLLNLGWGWDGIAEQLRQIMLQPVQGARDISQSLISCCEGYYTGKPGDDSTVVAVRLHPPRCLTLMAGPPQDRRADSRVVWRLLSQTGRKAIAGGTTARIVSRIAGRELRVLGVYEDPQIPPTGKLDGIDLVTEGLLTLNAVGERLLSEEELRISRKRDGATLLAQELLQADRITILAGKALNEAHAQALHLPFQVHLKSQVLQRLAGQLEALGKTVVLEWF; this is encoded by the coding sequence ATGCTGTTTCATGCGGATGTGGCAGTCCGACAGCTTAACAAGCACAGCGAAGAACTTTGCGGCGATCATGTAAATATTACGCGTACGGCGGATGATACTTTTATTGTTTTGTCCGATGGCTTGGGGAGCGGCGTTAAGGCAAATATTCTTGCTATTTTAACGACTAAAATTGCTTCTTCAATGTGCCGTAAAGGAATCGCTATGGAAGATGTAGTCGCCACGATAACGGAAACTCTTCCTGTTTGTCGCCAACGAAAAATCGCTTATTCAACTTTGCATTTACTGCATTTACAAGCGGATGGACAGGCAAAAATCGTAGAATTTGATTGTCCTCGGACGTTCTTGTGTCGTGATGGTGTTGTTGTTCCTGTGCCAACGGAAGAAAAGGAAATTGCGGGCCGTCTTGTGCGTGAAGGCTCGCTGCGGTTGGTAGAAAATGATCTTCTCGTTGCAGTCAGTGACGGCGTTATTCATGCTGGTATCGGAGGTCTGTTGAATCTTGGCTGGGGCTGGGATGGTATTGCTGAGCAATTGCGGCAAATCATGCTTCAGCCTGTGCAGGGCGCGAGAGATATCAGCCAAAGTTTAATTTCTTGCTGTGAAGGATATTACACGGGAAAACCAGGAGATGATTCTACTGTTGTGGCTGTAAGGCTGCATCCGCCGCGTTGTCTTACGCTGATGGCTGGTCCTCCTCAAGATCGCCGCGCCGATTCCCGAGTGGTCTGGCGCTTGTTGAGCCAAACTGGTAGAAAAGCCATTGCCGGGGGAACGACAGCTCGAATTGTCAGCCGCATTGCCGGACGCGAGTTGCGCGTGCTCGGCGTATACGAGGACCCGCAAATACCGCCAACAGGCAAGCTTGACGGTATCGACCTGGTAACGGAAGGATTATTGACCTTAAATGCGGTAGGTGAACGCTTATTGTCTGAAGAAGAGTTGCGTATTTCTCGTAAACGGGACGGAGCGACGCTTTTAGCTCAGGAATTATTACAGGCGGACCGTATTACTATTTTGGCAGGCAAGGCGTTGAACGAGGCACATGCGCAGGCGCTGCATCTGCCATTTCAAGTTCATTTAAAAAGTCAGGTACTGCAACGCCTAGCTGGGCAACTAGAAGCCCTGGGGAAAACAGTAGTATTGGAATGGTTTTAA
- a CDS encoding [Fe-Fe] hydrogenase large subunit C-terminal domain-containing protein codes for MNIIRTLKVNCKDCNRCVRSCPVKAIGVSRHHAYVLEERCILCGKCVAECPQNAKQIRNQLTDVQRWLQGKRPVYLSLAPSFPAFPALGAAETLPERFIALGFAAVECTTVGADLIMEEYRHLVETKSHPILSSCCPVTVDLVNKYYPQVSSWLAPVISPMQAHAKDIKQRHPEAKVVFAGPCLGKMGELKEPFNAVDAVLTFSQLQEWLLQGSEHMVAQENCWREGFHTRSFPLSGGITRSFLTWDGISADVVIADGLERCTELLQGLCRHEVRPRFVELLACPGGCLGGPLGGQADCLAARREAILQYWRKVEAAQPVLPEKAPALSITTEVELGRTQLPRPTQFAAPPEAEIRAILSQIGKYTQADERNCGACGYSTCREKATAVYYGVAETTMCVPYMRSKAESFAKIIVRNSLNAIIAVDSDMIVQECNPAAVHMFSGRQALRRGRPLGSYFAPDLFMKALQKNTKLIGKRVEYPEYQLVTEQMILPVPEHNLVIGIITNVTAQEKRLQDWEKTKAETMDKANAIIRQQMHVAQEIAGLLGETTADTKVALLELMHLLHDKEER; via the coding sequence ATGAACATTATCCGTACGCTCAAGGTTAACTGCAAAGATTGTAATCGCTGTGTACGATCTTGTCCGGTAAAGGCGATCGGTGTAAGCCGTCATCATGCGTATGTGCTAGAAGAGCGGTGCATTCTCTGTGGGAAATGTGTTGCTGAATGCCCTCAAAATGCGAAGCAGATCCGCAATCAACTTACTGATGTACAACGCTGGCTTCAAGGAAAGAGGCCAGTGTATTTGAGTTTAGCTCCTTCGTTTCCCGCGTTTCCGGCTCTTGGTGCGGCAGAAACGCTGCCGGAACGTTTCATTGCGTTGGGTTTCGCCGCAGTGGAATGCACTACGGTGGGAGCTGACCTTATTATGGAAGAATATCGGCATTTGGTAGAAACCAAGTCCCATCCGATTCTTTCTTCTTGTTGTCCTGTAACTGTCGATTTGGTTAATAAGTACTATCCGCAAGTTTCATCCTGGTTGGCGCCGGTGATTTCGCCCATGCAGGCGCATGCAAAGGACATAAAACAGCGCCACCCCGAAGCTAAAGTTGTTTTTGCCGGTCCTTGTTTAGGAAAAATGGGAGAACTGAAAGAACCTTTTAACGCGGTAGATGCTGTGTTAACTTTTTCGCAACTGCAGGAATGGCTTCTGCAAGGTTCTGAGCATATGGTGGCACAGGAAAATTGTTGGCGTGAAGGCTTTCATACTCGATCCTTTCCTCTCAGCGGCGGCATTACTCGCTCGTTTTTAACTTGGGATGGCATAAGCGCAGATGTGGTTATTGCCGATGGCTTGGAACGCTGTACAGAACTACTGCAAGGCTTGTGTAGGCACGAAGTTCGTCCTCGCTTTGTAGAACTCTTAGCTTGTCCAGGAGGATGCTTAGGCGGCCCTCTGGGCGGTCAGGCGGATTGTCTGGCCGCGCGGCGTGAAGCCATCTTGCAGTATTGGCGTAAGGTGGAAGCAGCGCAGCCGGTTTTGCCAGAGAAAGCCCCGGCTTTAAGCATTACAACCGAAGTGGAGCTGGGAAGAACGCAATTGCCAAGACCGACACAGTTTGCAGCGCCGCCGGAAGCAGAGATTCGGGCTATTTTGAGCCAAATTGGCAAATATACTCAGGCTGACGAGCGGAATTGCGGTGCATGCGGGTATTCAACCTGCCGAGAGAAAGCCACTGCCGTATATTATGGCGTGGCGGAAACGACTATGTGCGTGCCGTATATGCGTTCCAAGGCGGAATCGTTTGCGAAAATTATTGTGCGCAATTCTCTTAACGCCATTATTGCCGTGGATTCCGACATGATTGTCCAAGAATGCAACCCAGCGGCTGTGCATATGTTTTCAGGAAGGCAGGCGCTGAGGCGAGGACGTCCGTTAGGAAGTTATTTTGCGCCTGATCTTTTTATGAAGGCGTTGCAAAAGAATACAAAGCTGATTGGCAAGCGCGTCGAATATCCGGAGTACCAGTTGGTCACCGAGCAAATGATCTTGCCGGTTCCAGAGCACAATTTGGTTATTGGCATTATTACCAATGTAACTGCGCAAGAAAAACGTCTTCAGGATTGGGAAAAAACGAAGGCGGAGACGATGGATAAGGCTAACGCCATTATCCGGCAGCAAATGCATGTCGCTCAGGAAATTGCCGGACTTTTGGGAGAAACAACAGCAGATACCAAAGTGGCGCTGCTTGAACTGATGCATCTGCTTCACGATAAGGAGGAGCGATAA
- a CDS encoding NAD(P)H-dependent oxidoreductase subunit E — protein MIEIAICVGSACHLKGSYQVMHAFKALLELHRLEGRLVELKGAFCQGDCTEGVVVHINGERITRVSQDKVFELFRLKVLERQS, from the coding sequence ATGATTGAAATTGCCATTTGTGTAGGAAGCGCTTGTCATTTAAAGGGCTCTTACCAAGTGATGCACGCGTTTAAAGCTCTTTTAGAACTGCACCGTTTGGAAGGTCGCCTTGTGGAGCTAAAAGGAGCTTTTTGCCAAGGAGACTGTACTGAGGGCGTAGTTGTTCATATTAATGGAGAGCGAATTACCCGCGTTTCACAAGATAAAGTGTTTGAACTTTTTCGACTAAAGGTGCTGGAGAGACAGTCATGA